The DNA segment tgtttaaaataatatttcgtaaCAACCGCAAATTGAACATTCGAAAAAGCGATCGTACTATACCATCGTTGATTAGTGGCCCTTATATGGAAAGTTCAATCATCATCAATTGTGCATTCATTGTTAGCGTATATTATGAGTTATGTATACAGATTGTAAACAATATTCGACGATATTagtactttttatataaattaagtaccaaaaaatatttatcatagcACATCCTTTAGTCCTAATTTCAAAAAgaacaacattgatatattgaagTATGATGACTTCAGACGATAGATATAAGTTTGTAATTTTGGATAGCTAGTgattataatttatcattttgtttaagatttgtataataacattataacagTTGTGTGTTCAAAGCGCCATTAagatataactttattttgatatcaatgtAATTTTGCAATctatttgttgtaaaaaatggGGTGCTTCTTGTTTCTAATTGAATGTTGCATAGGCTTCGATCCTtgtgttttaaatacaacatatatgtaatatatttctgATCATGTTATGCTGTGTCCCTCGTATAGTTTCTATTTTGCTTTGCccatctgtttaaaataaaaataaatctgcttGGCGCGTTGCTGTTTTCCAAAAAAGCGTATGTTTAGATACTTTATAATTTAGTACAATGAAGAAGTTTGTAATAGAAAACAAGTATTTTCCTGAAACCGAAAACGCAGGGGAAAAAATTAGCGCCTTGATACCATCAGATCTTTCAGACTGTTGCAGTTATCAGAAGATATTATCAAGGTACAATTTATTGCAATGGTTGAACGAACATACTTAATGTGACtagcagaaaacacggtatttctacttaATGAGACTTAAGTAGattgcagtaaatcttttagcattcacaagTCGggttttttttgcgttttcagcttatAAATAAAAGgctaaaatgtatgtttgttatacatgtgtttgtattgattttgattaagagtgtcactttaacaaaaaGAGATAATTTCGTCGTAAGGTCTTAGGATTAGGTCAATTTCTCAACATACATTGTTCTTGAGTTCAGTACCTCAAATTAAATTAACGTAGTAAATAACCGCCGTATGGATAAAAATATCAATGCTGAATCGCCATAGATGTCGACGTCCATTTTGGTAGTCaacttgataaaacattttcaaaaagcatAAACGACTTTTACTACTgcaatttcataattataatgtaAGTGAAGGGTCACAAATTCACAcatatttaattgttgtttttctgaaagaaataatttaacGTCGTTATCGTCAGAAATTAAATGTTGGTTTAAGTGAAAACTGCTCATGACATCGGCTTTCATTGGCCGATTCTGAGAAAGTTGATTAGCTCTCAATgaagtgtttgtttaaaaaccATCGATTGTGGTACCAACCAAACCGGGTCTTTCGCGATGGTGCTCAAATATGTGACGCGTCATGAGATTTTTGGCCCGAAACCGATAGCCTCGATTTCGAGAAAAACGTGCGCAAAGTTGAAGcgtaaaaaataagaaagtaatgAAGTTTTTATCGTAAAATCAACCATTAAACAATTTGTCACCCTAGATTGTTCAgtcaaatatattctttaaagtGTAATGTTCATAGAAATAGTGTTTTTAACCACTTTCTTTCGTATTGTTTATTACTTTGGGTGTTATCTCCCGTAGTTGTCATGAGCTATTTTAACCCAAATTTGAGGATGTAGGTCAAGCTGAACCAAAGACATTTGCATCAAATTAGGAATTTGTTGGTAAGTAGAattattttcgttgtttaaGCATATGATTTTACAAATGTGTATATCTTTAATGTAATGCAATATATTCTAAATTCGGTCAAATGGATGGAAATTATACTGAGTCGgacaagttttaaattttattaattctTCTAGTATTTCATCTCACATGGTTTCGAGCGGGCGGACGCACCTTAAAGAGTGgtgcataaaacacatgttttgcctttacaaaaatgatattgtaaaagGAAAGCTGCCAAATGAAATTTGAGTTTACAAAACGTATACTAGAATTGTTTCATTACATTTCAAGTTTCTGTGCTCACTTTCATCCATCAATAAAGTTCATTGTGAAActcaaataaataactgcattgacttgatcaatataagcgcatttcatttttttacagcAACATGATAAATACGAACATTATCAGTAATCAATAGCCACGTTCATACAAAACTGTATGTTTATCGGGACTGAATCCATTTAACATGCACAAATGAATTCATTTGCGCTGCATGGTCTTTTCATATTTTTCGAAAATGCAAATTATTCCttttcaacatttcaaaacaaaacagctACTGTATTATATACGGCGTTGTTTGAGTAATGATAAATCCATTCGTTTACTTtaagaaataaagttttttaagTGTACCTCAAGGGGAAAACAATGTCAAGTCTATTGTTGGTAAGAAtgcggcattttagaatgaaatTTGTAAAGGAAAACACTTTATATTCAGGATCAGTATATAAAACATCTGTCTTTAAGTAAAGTCAATAAGACACATGATTCAAACAGTTCAATAGTCTTATAATGCAATATAGACGGACGTATAATAAACCATGTATTAAACTTGCACATTATTATCAGAATAGATAaaggtacaaaacaattttaatcagTTATGTATCAATAACACTATAAGATATGATAATATATTCATGCATCAATGTTTCAGCTAATTACTAACATGGCGAACCAGGACTACAAGcgtttataaattattgttcTAAAAGTATACAAAATAGTTCATAAGGGCCTATTTTAAGCCTTCTAAAAGTCCCCCCcccaacaaaaaaaatacaaaaaaacacacacacaaatacacacacacacacacacacacacacacacacaaataggTGTTTAGTACACAATCTCTGAGTAGTAGTTTtgaaggttttattatagaaatggactgTAAATGGCCATCAGCCATTAAACAATTACACAggaattggcccctactgtgataCCAGTTCAATTAGCAGCAAATGCACAGCGTGGGATTGTCATGCCCAACATTCCTTCAACTAGGCATTTAACAATATAAAGAAACTGCTTTTAGAAGGCATGTTGACATGTTTAGTGTAAATGGCATAAACTCCTCCCTTAGTAAGTTTGAATAAACTACATATGTATGTCTTAGGCTATGTTAAGGTTCACACTGCAAATACTTGATacatcttaaagggactcgctcatgttttggcaatTACACTTAAATTTATTGCATCTGGAAAcaattattatgattatgacCATTTTACTGTTATACACATTGTTTAAGTAGGGAGCAAACCAAGATCGGTACAGTCAAGGAAAAAGTAGAAAATCGATACTTTATCCACTCGCCCATAGGGACTAATTCTAATCTCACaaaaatttaaaccttttttaaaaacatgggTTGATTGACACTAGCAATCACATACCAGTAAGTAACGCTATTCAAAAATTGTAGACTTTAAAGAcagtatttgaaaatatattaacattatttttgttgaagGTATCAAGCCTTCAGTATCTAAGTTTTAACACTCATAATAATAAGCcatgctttattttgtaatattaaaacaatccgtaaaatgtgcattttacaaacttcTTTTCGGAACAAAAAAGTTGGACATTTTCCCTTAAGCTGAATTTAAGTTTCTTTCTGGTGATTACTTCAATTTTAAGACAGGTTTCtgcttatatttacaaatttattcttgttttttttacatgatatcACCAAAAAGACAAACAgcattataaattattgtttagatGGTATGTTCATTGTTGACAAAAGAAGTTTATATTGTTGCAAAAAAAATCCTTTCAATGTAAACGGAACTTATACAAACCTTTGATAAAgtcttctttcgtaaaatttgctctACTTCTTTAAACATTCCGGaagtatgttttacatttaaatctaTCGTACCAACAAACTTAATTGTTCAGGGTTAGGTTGTGTGCctaccccacccacttttgtACTGTGGGATGTCCTTAAATACTTAAAGCAATTTTGGTTGACATTGTGCTTTGAAAGATTTTGAATATCAGTTTATGCGTATTGTGATTGATGCTATGAACGTTCAGATCGTTTCACTCAATAAGACTGCATTAGTGATTAATACAGTTGCGTCATCGTTCTACGGCTGATTAAATTTCGcaattcattttttgaaaacgttTAGATGATTGAGCTGGTTACTTCATCAATATGCAGGACAAAGCAGCATTCATTATATCCTAGAGACGAAGCGGGTAAGTTCCTTGTGGTATGCTGTGTAAATTTCGTATGgattgttttcttgttttgtgtGAATCTCGtggaaataatttgttttgaactctatttttctgaaatttacGAATTGGATGGAATCGCGAATTTATGGCGCTCAATAAATGTACGCGTAAATAATAAATGCAGTGTAACGTATATATGCTGGTGGACGTTTCATCAAGATTCCTGTGAGTTAATTTGTACgtagtatatatttttaactgtgCATCACTGTGTCATGCCGGCTATTGTTGGAACTAGTGAACCGAAAACCCACTTTTAGAAAGCTCCTTAAATCTATAACAAATATGCGGATGCCGAGAGGTTTGACGTATCTTGAAATGATTGATGAAACGATAATTTCGATAAGAAAACAGTTGAAGATTTTGCTgtacatttgaattaaatgaactTGTACAATCAAGTTGCATTTAAGTTGACTTGAAGTATTGTGTTCTGAATTAAGTCACAAAGACTCTAGACGACTCCTAAAACATCTTCATTGTACAAATGTCATCCAATCACACCTTCTATCCCATTCTTCTATAGCAATTTTGATCTAAAATCtaattttacttgttttaaaatatatgtccCTAAATGGCGGAATATACCATTTCGAAACTCGTTTTGCtgcatatttgattttgttcttATAAATGTTGACTATGCTATAAACCACAACTATATAAGGTCTGGGATTGTTAAGATAGAAGCCTGGCACACATGTGGTTGACTTGAGTAGCTGAGTTATTTTTCTCAAAGGAAGGGCAACATACCTTAAATTGCGGATTGAAAAAACGTAAAGTAGATGggcgaaaatgaaataatctgCCACTTGGCGAGACAAAATGCACAAAGTGACAGTGTAAAATCGCAAAAATGTCGTGTATTTTTGCCCTGCCATTTAGCGTATTTTTGCCTCCCTACTTGACGTACATTCGTCCGAATATTTCGCCTATTTGGGCATTTATCCCTGCAATAAGGCGCAAAAATGAAAACGTGCTGCTTTCGTTTttgactttcggattgataaGGCGAAATTGAACCGAGTGGCGGTATGAAACTgcgaaaataattaattaatgcgAAGTGACGAAAAGACAAATGGCCCAAAGTTAAGCGACGAAGGGGCGAACAAAATGTGCGAGGAAGAAATGCGCCgtaatatttttttcgctcGGTAAATTTGTACATTTTCGCCTTGCCACTTTGCGCATGTTcgcaaaaaaatgcaaaaacacaAATTAGCAAATAAAATCCGTACTATTCATCATTATTACAATGTATTCATTCATCCCTTCATGCCGAAGTAACAAAATACCATTCATATAACCTTTGATTTTTGATAAAAGAGCCTCTAAGTGTAAACATCTATTAAAGCGACCGCTCAAGTAATTTTGAATAGTGGATCGTTCAATGGATTGTATTGTTCAATGGCCATTTCCTGAAAACGGGTTGATTAAGGAAGTTGCACATGTAAGGATTTTCTGAAAACGAGTCGATTGAGCTAGTTGCACATGTAAGGATTTTCTGAAAACGGGTCGATTGAGCAAGTTGCACATGTAAGGATTTTCTGAAAACGGGTCGATTGAGCAAGTTGCACATGTGAGGATTTTATGAATCGTTTGCTATTTTTGTAAGATATTggatgttttaaaacaaatggataatttaaatattaggACTTCAATGATGATGTAAACTGTCAATaaatcaggggcgtagccagcgttacgcacttacCCATttgcgtaacatcaatttgaagaatgaaaataataatggaccAAATTGCATCAAAGTCGAGGGCTAAGCGAAAAATTGATATGAGATTAAAATGAAGATCAGATAAGGTCAACATACGTTGCTTCTATGTGCTTGATAGCTTTCTGAGCCTAAATCAATCAATTGGTAACTACAAATCCAGCGGCCTCAAACATATAAATCGCTCAAAATACACCTCAGAGCTCAACATGGTAgttccattttccatttttcCCTGAGGAGACCCCCGAGCCCACCATcggctacagggatattcccCCGCCCACCCCTTCGTGCGTATCATTCAGTCAAGCCTGGCTACGCCTCTGATAATTAGTAATTGTAGGGACAAGTAGGCGGTTATGGCTGTACAATcttgtttaatatgtatgtgaaaaactacagaaacaagctcattagtcaaaagtttaaacatgaactccgtttaatggcacagggtaaacgccaaagacaaagaacacagtcaagaaaatcacaaacatgaaacatggaacaacagctcaaaaatccacaaacaacacagtgcatatatactataaaacaaataggtatgtttatcaagggtGATTAGGTagcgccttggaacggtcagtaaaatgtaaatttattgggGGTTATACCGGTTTATGTGTAAAAACCTCACTTTTATTCGAACAATCCTGAATAACGTAAAGACGTAAAAGGTTATCAAAGTGTGCATTAACTTGAGAAGACttgattaaacaaattatattaataattactaATCGATAACCCCCCATTATACTCTTGTatcactgaccattccaagaTGGTAATCCCATCTATATTGGTTATGTTTTTCGAAGCGTGTGTGAtctttttgtgtttgtatttgtgtatctggtgtttatacgtttgtgtctcttgtcATTGTCGTTGTGGCACTTGCCTagagaaaacaatttaaacatcaaTCGTCTCCGAAAAAGCATTCCAAGCATTACAGTTATtgttaaattggaaaaaaagattATGATTAGCACCTTTCAGTACcctttattaatattatttttttgtatcttttaaaGTAGACATCCAAACATGACACGGCTTTTCATCATGCATATTTTGATCTACACGATGGTCAACCAGGCCCTAGGTATGCAGGCTGACGTGAAAACGACCTTAAGACATATGGCCAGGAGAAATGCGCGTTTTGTGGATCGCATTCAAAATCTCCATAGTGACTCAGGCAATCGACAAAGACGAGCAGCCACTCAGGTCATCAATCACTAAATCTCATTATTAACTTTTCTAGTACGGAAAAGTTGAACTGATCATGTTAATTTAACAACTGTGACTTCATTTGAGAAAATGTAGCGGTAAAAGTGGCATAATCACTATTGCATAGTTTGGATATTATTAGAAttcttgatttattttaaataaaatgtcaaatattataCTTGTACAAAATAGTACCCATTTGTCTGTTTAAATTTGGATTTTGATGAACATATGGATTGCTCCTCAGGACTCTTTTTCGCAAATGACATCACTATCAATGTAtgttaataatgcattaaatatgGTAGGGACcatataaaaaaacttgtatAAATCAATTAGTATATTCAGTTATTCCCAAGCTTTAAGTTAATCTAGCACTggcaaaagttatttttttctttttttaatatttgtaaacgatttaaacaaaaagaaatagcATCcgtaattaaataatttcagCCGTGTGAGAGGGGTTTTGgtaaatgtatatgaaaaacaacaacaacggtGTGTGGATGccacgtcataaatgctacgtcggaaggcaatagtttgctttaaatgaagactttaatcaaagataactaTACCATCTATTGATCATATTAAATgacgcagtctacgccgcttccATAGCCCCGCCTTTGATCTTTTACTAGGGTTTGATAGTGTTTAGTTTCTTCGAATAACCTTTTaacaaaaccgccgcctgatggGGCTGATTTGGATCAACTTATTTCGAGCAGTATAATACGTAGCAATATTGTTTGAAGATTCGATAAAAACGgaaatatgtttgcatttaagTTTTGAGTTAATTGTGTATTATGCAATGTTGTAATGGAAACACTTTACTCTCTCAGAGCTGCGAACTGACTGACATTGCAGACAGATTGGCGACATGCGTATCTGCCACAGCTGCTATTAATAACTCAACTGTTGACCTACTTTCGAGTATTTGTGGAAAGTATgatttgttttgtgcaaaaagaaATCGATATagaaaaaagagtaaaaaacatCTACCCAAAAGCGTAAAAGTTAAATGTACTCTTATGATGGAAATTAGATAAAATACAGAAAGCTTGAATCAATATTTGCGACTAAAATATTGGCGCAATTGTCGacaaaataaacctttttagtTTTACAGTAAATAACTCCCATTGTTTGTTTAGCAAATACATAGTGTTACCATATATCTATTTAATCATAATGTTAACTCTAAGATAATATACTTGTTTCAGCGTCGAGTGTAACATACAATGTTTCACGGACGCTGTTGGGGACTGCTATCAGACGGACCAGAACTTCTATTTTGACCCAAGCTTGGTCAAAATGGAGTATAGAGCCATGTGCGCCAACACGGAACGTAAGGCAATATCCgagatatgtttaaaatttatctaaataaattttgattggagcgtttgatattatttgtttgaaaaacagaaattgAATCATACTCgtatttcattctttttacaGCAtctatgttttctttgttttgatatacaatCTGCAGTCTGAATTTTGCAGTAACTACTGGAATGTTTACCGACTGTGTCTCTCAACTCTTCCTTGACCAGTGCTTTTTTGATATGAGTACGACCCTTGCAAGTGCTGTTACAACTTATTATGCTCAACAAAACTATGCTTCCTATAAGCAATTGTTCTGCAGGTAAATTACGAATACTGTTTAATATATTGAGTTCATGTATGAGAAAGCAATCCATTGATGATTTGTATCAATAcagcatatataattaaagtgACTAGACTccagatggttccaaaatcggcaatttacaatattttctcaaaacaagactagaattgtcaatacgagctagaaTGAGGCCGATAATTCATCAGTTTAcatgataaaatgaatatattgtcGCTATCTCAGCTGAGTTGAcacgtttaaaaatagcacacAATGGTTTCTCACTTTATAGTGAGAATATTAAGCATATTAATGTCTCGTGataagtacagatacatataccgacgctattttcatttcaactgggatttacgtggtcgACAGACCCAGTTAtgttcgaattggaaaaatacgcaaaaacttcGAAAGATatatgtgtcgtaagcgatgtgatacatcagtactTACGATTCAATGCGTAGTACACAACgacatcaattttatgtatttttaacgattttcatttgttttgctgTTGTATCATCTGTTGTCCAGTCTCTTTAATGTGTATGCTAATATGATCAATATGTTTTTTCGGAAAATTAAATGTGAATACTgatttttaaattagaaaaaatgataaatgtccGAGACAAGTCAGATCTTTGAAAATTGGTAGCCACCTATTAAAacttgtttgtgtattttaagGGGTCATTATATGTAAAGTAATGCTGTTAGCTTCTGAAATTGCCTTACGGTGCATGTTTTGTTACAGTGCATTCTCTACTTATGCCTCCTGCTTGAACGTCCAAGCTTCCGGAAGCTGCTCGTCCGAAGAGGCTAAGTTTGCAAAAGATTTTATGTTGGCATCAACCCAGTATGCAGGCTGTGGAGATCAGACCCACGTCTTCTACACAACATATGCAGGCGATCTTAAATGTAGGGCAAGCCAATACTTCCCAAACATCTTCATAACACATCTAGTGGCAATAGGTGTTCGTCTATGGGGATAATGTTACCTGTCCACATCGTAAGAGAATTGAAAACTAAACGAGTGTGAAAAGTCGAATGAAAATTTTAACTTGTTAATCAAATAAAGCATAGAGTGTTTCTTACAGCAATGACTCTtgtttgaaataacatattttaacatcccagtaaaaaaggattttaaaaagCGATCGTACTTTACTATTATTGATAAGTGCCACCTATAACTATAGTTCAATCATCATCAGCCGTGCTTCTTTActgtatttattgtttgtgtatattatatattgctCATACAgctttacaaaaacaacatttgacgAAATTATCTAAGACAaaattatgttattgtataGCGTGAATCAATTataatgtgtaaaaaaaatattgacttatATTAGTTACGATGACATTGGAAAATATTCTCTTAAGTTGTAAGTTTTGTAAGGATATCGTCTATATGCTTTAATCCGTGTGATATATACAAAACACTTATGAAATCTCTATTTCTGGCAATGCGATGCTGACTGTCTCTCATAGAGTGTCTATAAGTCTTTGAACCCGtgatattaaacacaaaatttatGTAATCTCTATTTATGGCCATGTGGTGCTGACTGTCTCTCATAGAGTGTCTATAAGTCTTTGAACCCGTGATATTAAACACAGAATTTATGTAATCTCTATTTCTGGCCATGTGGTGCTGTCAGTGTCTCATAGAGTGTCTATAAGGCTTTGAACCCGTGATATTAAACACAGAATTTATGTAATCTCTATTTCTGGCCATGTGGTGTTGTCAGTGTCTCATAGAGTGTCTATAAGGCTTTGAACCCGtgatattaaacacaaaatttatGTAATCATTATTTCTGGCCATGTGGTGCTGTCAGTGTCTCATAGAGTGTCTATAAGGCTTTGAACCCGtgatattaaacacaaaatttatGTAATCTCTATTTCTGGCCATGTGGTGCTGTCAGTGTCTCACAGACTGTCTATCAGGCTTTGAACCCGtgatattaaacacaaaatttatGTAATCTCTATTTCTGGCCATGTGGTGCTGTCAGTGTCTCATAGAGTGTCTATAAGGCTTTGAAGCCGtgatattaaacacaaaatttatGTAAACTCTATTTCTGGCCATGTGGTGCTGTCAGTGTCTCATAGAGTGTCTATAAGGCTTTGAACCCGtgatattaaacacaaaatttatGTAATCTCTATTTCTGGCCATGTGGTGCTGTCAGTGTCTCATAGAGTGTCTATCAGGCTTTGATCCGTacgttttttaaaacaatatttatattttgtaatatctATTACTTGTCATGTGATGCTGTGAGTGTCTCGTAGAGTGTGCAATACGCTTCGATCCTCGTTTAATCATTAATAATATGTGTTTGCTTGGCTTGTTGATGTTGTTTCAAATAATTGAATGTGTAAACGTTTTACAATAAAGCAGCTTGTAAGAGAGGACCTGTATTGtgctgaaataaaatacgttaaagaaaaatataagggatattattattattttcgcTTGACCTTGGTACATTCAGGTCATTGAGATGATGGTGGTCATCAGAAGATAGGGTCAATCCGGGCTCCGCCACAGTCCAAAAGATGATTGTAAAGGACAAGCATTTCATCCATTGTTTACACTTATTACAATTTATCGCAACAGTAACAAATATATACGAATTGTTTGGGTGTTAAGGAGTTTAACAATTATCGAGAATGTTGATTTAATAAAAGCTTTGCTGGGATGTTAAGCAATATGTGAAGAGGTGCACTTGGGATTCTGTGTGTGGCTCCAACTTTTACATGCCACTGAGATCAGaacttttatattatgtaattttgTGGCACACCTATATATGAAGCAGAGTTATTAAACTTACAAAAAGTTAATAATTGAAATTGTGCAATTGGAGCTCTAATTGTTGCTTCGTCCAATCATTGCAAGGTAATGGACCTTGACATTGTTTAGGTAGCTCATAGAGCATGCAATCGAGAGTTGCGCGTATCTTCAAACGTTTATTAGTCAGAGTGATACATTTTGCAGGAATGGTAACCAGCATGTTGAACTGAACCTTAGGTTTTGTGTGTGGCTACATCTGTTGCAAAATTACAGTTCTATACTAAGTTATAAAAAGACCTAAAGTGCATGTTACCTTGTGCAACGCGTTTTTATCAGCCAGAGAGATGAAAATTAAAACTACTTTTAAGCAGAAAGTGTGCGCCTGTGGTTTTGTGTGTTACTTTATTATTGTTAAGTTTAGCCTATTTACTTACGGCCACGACAAAGGGAGCATGTAATCTTCCTCCTAAATATGAGAGCAAAGGTCGTGAAACTTGACAGGAACGTTTGAAGTTGTGTAACTTTGGTAAATAGTATTGCTCACTCTAGTTTAAGTTGAGTTTTGTCCTTGACTTAGTCAAACAATGCATACAAAGCATGGCACCTTTGTCATCCCTTTGTCAATACGTATATGAG comes from the Mya arenaria isolate MELC-2E11 chromosome 13, ASM2691426v1 genome and includes:
- the LOC128214484 gene encoding uncharacterized protein LOC128214484 isoform X1; translated protein: MKHGTTAQKSTNNTVHIYYKTNSRHPNMTRLFIMHILIYTMVNQALGMQADVKTTLRHMARRNARFVDRIQNLHSDSGNRQRRAATQSCELTDIADRLATCVSATAAINNSTVDLLSSICGNVECNIQCFTDAVGDCYQTDQNFYFDPSLVKMEYRAMCANTELTTGMFTDCVSQLFLDQCFFDMSTTLASAVTTYYAQQNYASYKQLFCSAFSTYASCLNVQASGSCSSEEAKFAKDFMLASTQYAGCGDQTHVFYTTYAGDLKCRASQYFPNIFITHLVAIGVRLWG
- the LOC128214484 gene encoding uncharacterized protein LOC128214484 isoform X3 — translated: MTRLFIMHILIYTMVNQALGMQADVKTTLRHMARRNARFVDRIQNLHSDSGNRQRRAATQSCELTDIADRLATCVSATAAINNSTVDLLSSICGNVECNIQCFTDAVGDCYQTDQNFYFDPSLVKMEYRAMCANTELTTGMFTDCVSQLFLDQCFFDMSTTLASAVTTYYAQQNYASYKQLFCSAFSTYASCLNVQASGSCSSEEAKFAKDFMLASTQYAGCGDQTHVFYTTYAGDLKCRASQYFPNIFITHLVAIGVRLWG
- the LOC128214484 gene encoding uncharacterized protein LOC128214484 isoform X2 — its product is MQCNVYMLVDVSSRFLRHPNMTRLFIMHILIYTMVNQALGMQADVKTTLRHMARRNARFVDRIQNLHSDSGNRQRRAATQSCELTDIADRLATCVSATAAINNSTVDLLSSICGNVECNIQCFTDAVGDCYQTDQNFYFDPSLVKMEYRAMCANTELTTGMFTDCVSQLFLDQCFFDMSTTLASAVTTYYAQQNYASYKQLFCSAFSTYASCLNVQASGSCSSEEAKFAKDFMLASTQYAGCGDQTHVFYTTYAGDLKCRASQYFPNIFITHLVAIGVRLWG